From a single Sander vitreus isolate 19-12246 chromosome 4, sanVit1, whole genome shotgun sequence genomic region:
- the LOC144516964 gene encoding PAK4-inhibitor inka2-like — protein MLCLGDSAECLRDQMQCMMRSLQDLKQISKPRPLSEPCARSFAVSRLCKQRAQQERLSRLRVSDASTYDSACCLASTLEEEEEHQEHERLTRDSPSSEKSLDFDSGYSEASWHDEGVVLRRTRNVRVSSSACLRTNRGPSGRIRPKSTSDACLERWTSFEASDPEDWTTSLLSRSRNRQPLVLGDNSFADLIKNWMDLPECPEPAELKPSAGRRLAKDILINMRRRLAGMSKSVEVRPRPADSTRVHRAAEAPKRMSCPVGLQALKPFFHQSHTGLHQPDTDFYQFTALMKTGSRQPIICNDIIGYI, from the exons ATG CTGTGTTTAGGAGATTCTGCTGAGTGCCTCCGGGACCAAATGCAGTGCATGATGAGATCCTTGCAGGACCTGAAGCAGATAAGCAAGCCGAGGCCACTGAGTGAACCATGTGCTCGGTCCTTCGCTGTGTCACGGCTCTGCAAACAGAGGGCACAGCAAGAGCGACTCTCTCGTCTACGTGTTTCTGACGCCAGCACATATGACTCTGCCTGCTGCCTGGCCAGCACcctggaagaagaggaagagcatCAGGAGCATGAACGGTTGACACGAGACTCCCCAAGCAGTGAAAAGAGTCTGGACTTTGACTCGGGTTACTCTGAGGCTTCTTGGCACGATGAAGGTGTGGTGCTGAGGAGGACCAGGAATGTGCGAGTCTCATCTTCTGCCTGCCTCCGCACAAACAGAGGACCTTCTGGCCGAATCCGCCCCAAATCCACCTCGGACGCTTGCCTGGAGCGCTGGACCTCATTTGAGGCCAGTGACCCAGAGGACTGGACAACGTCGCTGCTGAGCCGCAGCAGGAACAGACAGCCTCTGGTTCTGGGGGACAACAGCTTTGCTGACCTAATAAAGAACTGGATGGACCTACCAGAGTGTCCTGAGCCAGCAGAACTAAAACCCAGTGCGGGCCGGCGTCTTGCCAAAGACATTTTGATCAATATGCGGCGCAGACTGGCAGGGATGTCTAAAAGTGTGGAGGTGAGGCCAAGGCCAGCAGACTCCACAAGGGTCCACAGGGCTGCAGAGGCTCCCAAACGGATGTCCTGTCCTGTGGGACTCCAGGCTCTCAAACCTTTCTTTCACCAGTCCCACACAGGCCTACATCAACCAGACACTGACTTCTACCAGTTCACTGCTCTCATGAAGACAGGCAGCCGACAACCCATCATATGCAATGACATTATTGGATACATTTAA